One stretch of Vulpes lagopus strain Blue_001 chromosome 12, ASM1834538v1, whole genome shotgun sequence DNA includes these proteins:
- the LOC121473802 gene encoding gastric inhibitory polypeptide: MVAMKIFSLLLASLLLVVVMGEKAAGHSRFHTKVSGSRPRGPRYAEGTFISDYSIAMDKIRQQDFVNWLLAQKGKKNDWKHNITQREAGTLELAHQSNRKEESREQQGSLPKNPGDEDLLKDLLIRELLAWMVDQMEVCRLRFQ, encoded by the exons ATGGTGGCCATGAAGATCTTCAGTCTCCTGCTGGCGTCCCTGCtcctggtggtggtgatgggagaGAAGGCAGCTGGTCACTCTAG ATTCCACACTAAGGTCAGTGGCTCCCGACCTCGAGGCCCCAGGTACGCCGAGGGGACTTTCATCAGTGACTACAGTATCGCCATGGACAAGATTCGCCAACAAGACTTTGTGAACTGGCTGCTGGcccagaaggggaagaagaatgA CTGGAAACACAACATCACCCAGAGGGAAGCTGGGACCCTAGAGCTGGCCCATCAATCTAACAGGAAGGAGGAGTCGAGAGAGCAGCAGGG CTCCCTACCCAAGAACCCGGGTGATGAAGATTTGCTGAAGGATTTACTGATTCGAGAGCTGCTGGCCTGGATGGTGGATCAGATGGAAGTCTGCAGGCTCAG ATTTCAGTGA